A stretch of the Lactuca sativa cultivar Salinas chromosome 9, Lsat_Salinas_v11, whole genome shotgun sequence genome encodes the following:
- the LOC111878647 gene encoding alpha-soluble NSF attachment protein produces the protein MSDQISKGLEFEKKADKKLSGWGLFGSKYEDAGDLFEKAANCYKLAKSWDQAGAVYVKLAQCYLKSESKHEAANAYADAGHAYKKTNIKECVACLEQALNLFMEIGRLSMSARYAKEIAESYEQEQNLEQAIAYYDKAADLFQGEEVTTSANQCKQKIAQFSAQLEQYQKAIEIYEGIARQSLNNNLLKYGVRGHLLNAGICQLCKGDVIAITNALDRYQELDPTFSSTREYRLLADLAAALDEEDVEKFTDAVKEFDSMTKLDEWKTTLLLRVKLLIKAKEDEEDDLT, from the exons ATGTCTGATCAAATATCAAAAGGTCTAGAATTTGAGAAGAAAGCTGATAAAAAACTGAGTGGGTGGGGCCTCTTTGGATCCAAGTACGAAGATGCTGGTGATTTATTTGAAAAAGCCGCCAACTGTTACAAGCTTGCTAAATCTT GGGATCAAGCTGGAGCTGTATATGTGAAGTTGGCTCAGTGTTATTTAAAG AGTGAAAGCAAACACGAGGCTGCTAATGCTTATGCTGATGCAGGTCATGCATACAAGAAAACAAACATCAAAG AGTGTGTAGCTTGCTTAGAGCAAGCATTAAATTTGTTCATGGAAATTGGGAGGCTTAGCATGTCTGCAAGATATGCCAAG GAAATTGCTGAGTCATATGAACAAGAGCAAAACTTGGAGCAAGCAATCGCTTACTATGACAAAGCAGCTGATctttttcaaggtgaagaagTAACAACTTCTGCTAACCAATGCAAACAGAAAATTGCTCAGTTTTCAGCTCAACTAGAACA ATATCAGAAAGCTATAGAGATTTATGAGGGTATAGCGCGACAATCTCTTAATAATAACTTGCTAAAATATGGAGTGAGAGGGCATCTACTTAATGCTGGCATTTGCCAACTCTGCAAAGGTGATGTCATCGCCATCACAAATGCTTTGGATCGTTATCAGGAACTGGACCCCACTTTTTCATCTACACGTGAATACAGATTACTCGCC GATTTAGCGGCTGCGCTAGACGAGGAAGATGTTGAAAAATTTACTGATGCTGTGAAGGAATTCGACAGCATGACAAAGCTG GATGAGTGGAAGACGACGCTTCTATTGAGAGTAAAGCTGTTGATCAAGGCCAAGGAGGATGAGGAAGACGATCTTACTTAA